A stretch of Acidobacteriota bacterium DNA encodes these proteins:
- a CDS encoding Ig-like domain-containing protein translates to MRVFRYGLWILGFVVVAGMCECTLPSVVPFASQPESTSPQSKTEAEIGLKIKIREGQLSTPSVITRPRLIPSPLTPAQTQSLLQRLPQISNASEPPQPAFQFPKNQLKPPQFSSSGNPAFPASSKSTTSGPDVPLKVERFRPQGTVELAPNLSVTFSEPMVALTSLAELSNQPVPVKLTPQPPGKWRWVGTKTLVFEPDGGRFPMATQYKVTIPAHIRSLAGKKLPTTSEWTFSTPTPKLVSFSPDSDSEPLTPLVFVEFNQRMNPAMVLEKVRIKAGKHTVPVRLATQTEIEANPDIKARVDTAQIGACLVLKPVQALPRDSQVTVIFDTGLTSTEGPLHATAPQSFSFHTFSPLKIVKTWQDSQETQYQDGWWYELNNPLDEKSFSPDQVVVSPPLKYQEISVRDCRIFIDGWKLEQPTYTVTFLPQLKDVFGQSLAGETQVSIQQTNFPSDFHLSGGRLVTIDPAGPPIARAYVRKHPKVRVKLFKVTPDDWPAFARIDGTPSKNQDQATLNFPG, encoded by the coding sequence ATGCGAGTATTTCGATACGGACTCTGGATTTTGGGTTTTGTGGTTGTGGCTGGGATGTGCGAATGTACCTTGCCTTCGGTTGTACCGTTCGCTTCTCAACCGGAATCAACCAGCCCACAATCCAAAACTGAAGCAGAAATCGGCTTGAAAATCAAAATCCGGGAAGGCCAGCTATCCACGCCTTCAGTTATCACCAGACCCCGGCTGATTCCCTCGCCACTCACTCCGGCACAAACCCAAAGTTTATTGCAGCGACTCCCGCAGATTTCAAACGCTTCCGAACCGCCACAGCCGGCTTTTCAATTTCCCAAAAATCAACTCAAACCTCCCCAGTTCTCAAGTTCAGGAAATCCAGCCTTTCCAGCTTCATCAAAATCAACGACATCAGGACCTGACGTGCCGCTCAAAGTCGAACGCTTTCGCCCCCAGGGAACGGTCGAACTGGCACCAAACCTGAGTGTGACGTTTTCAGAACCAATGGTGGCGCTGACATCGCTGGCCGAACTTTCCAACCAGCCAGTGCCGGTCAAACTGACACCGCAGCCTCCAGGGAAATGGCGTTGGGTCGGCACCAAAACGCTGGTGTTTGAACCTGACGGCGGGCGGTTCCCGATGGCGACTCAGTACAAAGTCACCATTCCGGCGCACATCCGGTCGCTGGCGGGAAAGAAACTGCCCACCACCTCGGAATGGACGTTTTCAACCCCCACACCGAAGCTGGTTTCCTTCTCACCAGACAGCGATTCCGAGCCACTGACCCCGCTCGTGTTTGTCGAATTCAATCAGCGAATGAACCCGGCCATGGTGCTTGAAAAAGTGCGGATCAAAGCTGGAAAACACACCGTTCCGGTCAGACTGGCCACCCAAACTGAAATCGAAGCCAATCCAGATATCAAAGCGCGGGTTGATACAGCTCAAATTGGGGCGTGCCTGGTCTTGAAACCGGTTCAGGCGTTACCGCGTGATTCGCAGGTGACAGTGATCTTTGATACCGGCCTCACATCAACTGAAGGTCCGCTCCACGCCACAGCCCCTCAGTCTTTTTCATTTCACACGTTTTCACCACTGAAAATTGTAAAAACCTGGCAGGATAGCCAGGAAACTCAGTACCAGGATGGATGGTGGTATGAACTGAATAACCCGCTGGATGAAAAATCATTTTCACCCGATCAGGTCGTTGTTTCTCCTCCGTTGAAATACCAGGAAATTTCGGTCAGAGACTGTCGGATTTTCATTGATGGATGGAAGCTGGAACAACCAACCTACACGGTGACTTTTCTACCACAACTCAAGGATGTTTTTGGTCAATCACTTGCCGGAGAAACCCAGGTTTCGATTCAACAAACCAATTTCCCATCTGACTTTCATTTGTCCGGAGGAAGGCTGGTTACAATTGATCCAGCCGGCCCGCCGATTGCCAGAGCCTATGTTCGAAAACATCCAAAAGTTCGAGTGAAACTTTTTAAAGTTACTCCGGATGACTGGCCGGCCTTTGCTCGGATTGACGGCACACCCAGCAAGAACCAGGATCAGGCAACATTGAACTTTCCAGGATAA